In one Hypanus sabinus isolate sHypSab1 chromosome 11, sHypSab1.hap1, whole genome shotgun sequence genomic region, the following are encoded:
- the LOC132401508 gene encoding putative C->U-editing enzyme APOBEC-4, with amino-acid sequence MAFTHKEYTAPQGTLVKPYYWLHFTENCLKCPYHIKTGEEARVSYMEFYESFGFPYAQPQRGSHLLFYELKLSSGTLVQKGQVSSCTLHQLHPESIFFDTDGYLDALMYSYENIAYITIYSNYTPCNERAQYCISKMYDFLINYPSTRLDIYFSALYHTDDSNVESGWNKKALHYLAAFWPRVTINPISSWTWLNILHRFVNGVPWTALYNPVLPERAHADLINAHQIATITGVNPSYIDAIPQKPVQVTPHKQQHFKPEGMNMYKSSQASLPTINKMPLMAQYQPYMSLPNLPAFHWSMYPLKPQKTKPRNVVRHLNMPNKEWEKPTTPSPHNVQVTEVVEILEAPATKKSGNSNRRGKSSKRTKSRRK; translated from the coding sequence ATGGCTTTTACTCATAAGGAATATACTGCTCCTCAGGGAACGCTGGTGAAGCCCTACTACTGGCTTCACTTCACTGAAAACTGTTTGAAGTGCCCATATCACATCAAAACAGGAGAAGAAGCTCGCGTGTCGTACATGGAATTTTATGAATCATTTGGATTTCCTTATGCTCAGCCACAGCGTGGGAGTCATCTGCTTTTTTATGAACTGAAGTTATCATCAGGTACCTTAGTGCAGAAGGGACAAGTATCCAGCTGTACTTTACACCAACTACACCCAGAATCAATATTCTTTGATACCGATGGTTATCTGGATGCACTCATGTATTCATATGAAAACATTgcttatatcaccatatactccAATTACACCCCATGCAACGAAAGAGCCCAATATTGCATAAGCAAAATGTATGATTTTTTAATAAATTATCCAAGTACGAGATTAGATATCTATTTTTCTGCACTCTATCATACCGATGATTCCAATGTTGAATCAGGATGGAACAAGAAAGCTCTCCATTACTTAGCAGCATTCTGGCCCAGGGTAACCATCAACCCAATCAGTAGCTGGACATGGCTGAATATTCTTCACCGATTTGTGAATGGTGTGCCTTGGACAGCACTTTACAACCCAGTTTTACCTGAGAGAGCCCATGCTGATCTCATCAATGCCCATCAGATCGCTACCATCACTGGTGTGAACCCTTCCTACATTGATGCCATACCTCAGAAACCAGTTCAGGTCACGCCGCATAAGCAGCAACATTTTAAACCAGAAGGCATGAACATGTACAAGTCTTCACAAGCATCACTTCCCACTATAAACAAAATGCCATTAATGGCTCAGTATCAGCCTTATATGAGTCTTCCAAACCTACCAGCATTTCACTGGTCAATGTACCCTCTGAAACCACAGAAGACCAAGCCAAGAAATGTAGTGAGACACCTGAACATGCCCAACAAAGAGTGGGAAAAACCTACAACCCCATCACCTCACAATGTGCAAGTTACTGAAGTAGTGGAAATTCTTGAAGCTCCTGCAACGAAGAAATCAGGCAATTCAAACAGACGGGGAAAGAGCAGCAAAAGGACAAAATCTAGGAGGAAATAG